One genomic window of Choristoneura fumiferana chromosome 14, NRCan_CFum_1, whole genome shotgun sequence includes the following:
- the LOC141434833 gene encoding alaserpin-like: MKIPKTWFKYGVSLELNARLLQLNFEGGEASMVIVLPDEAVGLDAMIQKLDSGHNIMADIETLRNTELEVMMPRFDEQTTSHLNLVSLLLKLGIRSIFDERKSEVNMFRTNNDLYGSKAGQAILIQVDDRESTRTADCSADSSSKYFWNKLVAGSVTWTYCKRNCCTSAIVLPRTVV, translated from the exons ATGAAAATCCCTAAAACATGGTTCAAATATGGAGTCAGCCTAGAACTAAACGCAAGG ctATTACAGTTGAACTTTGAAGGTGGTGAAGCTAGCATGGTGATTGTTCTGCCAGACGAAGCCGTCGGTTTGGATGCAATGATACAGAAGCTTGACTCAGGTCACAACATTATGGCTGACATCGAAACCCTAAGGAACACTGAGCTGGAAGTGATGATGCCAAGATTCGACGAACAAACAACATCACACTTGAATTTGGTGTCACTATTGCTTAAG CTTGGTATTAGATCCATCTTTGATGAAAGAAAATCAGAAGTCAACATGTTTAGGACAAACAATGATCTATATGGTTCCAAAGCGGGCCAAGCTATCTTAATTCAGGTGGACGACAGAGAGAGCACTAGAACCGCTGATTGTTCTGCTGATTCTTCTAGTAAGTATTTTTGGAATAAATTAGTTGCTGGTTCCGTCACATGGACATATTGTAAGAGAAACTGTTGCACCTCGGCCATAGTTTTACCTCGGACAGTcgtctaa